The Cupriavidus basilensis genome segment GGCGCGAGACGAACGGGACGAGAAGGCACGTCAGGCTAGGGCCGCATCCATTGAAAGCGCCGGCGTCTCCGAAGGTGTCGCGGGCGGTCCAGGGGCGGCAAACGCTCAAATTGCCAATGCAGTTTCGCAAGCTGCAGCAGCGTTAGCGGGGCAGGGTAAGCCTGGTACCGGCCTTGCAGGACTCGGGTTGAATGGGCAACAAGAACAAGACGACGTGAACAAGCAGATCCGCAAGGAATCTTTCTTGCGGGATGCTGGCGCGAGCTCTGGAAGTACCTACCTGCAGGAAACGAAGCAGAAGCCGCTTGGCGTGTACGAAATTAAGGCGGGCTGGAACATTCCGATGGTGCTGGAATGCGGCATCAATTCGGACCTGCCGGGGCAGACTTGCGCGAGGGTCAGCGAGAACGTCTACGATACGGTGTCTGGTCGTCACCTCCTCGTTCCGCAGGGGACAAAGGCGATCGGCATGTATGACAGCCGGATCGCTGTTGGCCAAAGTCGTCTACTGGTCGTCTGGAATCGCCTGATCTTTCCGGATGGGACAAGCTTCGTCATACAGGGCATGCCTGGTACTGACGGCGCGGGGAACGCAGGTTTCGACGGAGACGTGAATAACCACTATGCTCGAATTTTCTTGGGGGCGGGGTTGATGAGTCTGGTGTCTGCTGGCGCCCAACTCTCGCAGCCGCAGCAGTCGTCAACGAACGGCACCGCTCCTTCGGCGCAGCAGACGATCGCCGCCGCTATGGGGCAGCAGCTGGCTCAGGTAAGCGGTGCCATGATCCAGCGGAACATGCAGATCCAGCCAACTATTACGCAGATGCCCGGATACCGCTTCAATGTCACGCTCACTCGCGACATGTTGTTCCCAGCTCCTTACGGGCGTTGAGCGCCCTTTCCCAAGCGAATCTGGAGCCCCACACGGTTGTAGTGGGGCTTTTTTACAGCCGCTTTTTCGTGCCATTCTTTTAGTATCAGCTACAATCGCAAAGGAAAAGTCATAGGAAATATCCACTGGGGGGTGGGGGCAATCATAAAATATGAAAGCTGATAAAAATAGCCGCGCG includes the following:
- a CDS encoding TrbI/VirB10 family protein: MAKAEANSDPFASPDSVPLKGKVTGITKLSRKAKLLMSMVAVGTVAGIVFSIMTVGDDAAPVASSDPNASDSAKAKGMELARADGNADEIPDGQASAVADKLGVDTSLGGGIQVGPAEVGAAKSGDVVKLPETNGVPGKQGEATPLVPAPGQGAAPAAPPAETSEQAAARRARDERDEKARQARAASIESAGVSEGVAGGPGAANAQIANAVSQAAAALAGQGKPGTGLAGLGLNGQQEQDDVNKQIRKESFLRDAGASSGSTYLQETKQKPLGVYEIKAGWNIPMVLECGINSDLPGQTCARVSENVYDTVSGRHLLVPQGTKAIGMYDSRIAVGQSRLLVVWNRLIFPDGTSFVIQGMPGTDGAGNAGFDGDVNNHYARIFLGAGLMSLVSAGAQLSQPQQSSTNGTAPSAQQTIAAAMGQQLAQVSGAMIQRNMQIQPTITQMPGYRFNVTLTRDMLFPAPYGR